The Chitinispirillales bacterium genomic interval TACTGATGTAATTTGCAAATTTATGTAAGGAGTTTTTGAAAAGTTTGCTTTTGACCGTATAAAATATTTATTTTCATGTTTGATAGCTGTTATTTTATTTTATAAAAGAGAGTTGTGCGAATAAATTATGTGGAAAAGTATAAATTCCCAAAAAACTAAAATTTTGCCGATAATGAGACAATTAGAGAGTTTCTCTACAATGATTTGCGTTGTATCAAGTGCAGATTCGCCGGATGTTATAGTAGAAGATATAGCGGCGTTGTCTGCGTTATCTAACGGTAGCAAGATAATTGTCATAAGCGATGCGGAAATCGGCGGCGTTTTTGACGCGGTTTCAAATATTGTAGATATTTTAATAATTCCGGAGAGAAAAGATAATGCTCAAAAGAATAAGTTCTTGAAAAAATGTGCAGGTATGCATACCGATATTTTGTATTGCAGAAAAGCGAGTGATGATGCTTTTACCCGCGAATTTCTACCTAAAATAAATGCCGGTATTACGATTTTATTGGGAAATTCGCTAAAAAAATTGGCGCTAAAAGGGCAAGTTATAAAAATAGAGGATGAAAATTCGAGATTAAACGACGTAATGCCGTTTATTCCGGAAGTTAAAATTCAATGGAAACTTTCCTCAGAAATACTTCGCAGCGCCAATGCTTTCTTAAAAGAAAGGGGAGTGAAAAAAAGTTATTTTTGTGCGGATATTGCGCTTGAGAGAGATTTTTATGAATTTTTTAAGAATTATCCCGACGACAATATTTCGTTTTTATTCGTAGGGAATTCCGAATCTGATTTTTCAAATGAAAGAAGCAAAATTATTTATAGCGGAGATATTTCCAATTCCTATCTTTCCGCACTTGTATCGCTTTCAAAGGGATGTCTAATAATGAACGATGATTTACTTTTGACGGAAGCGAATCATTTTGAGAAACGTTTTGTTAAACTTTTTAACGATATTGCGGCGGATGTGAAACTAAAAAATTTTATCGATAGAAATAAGTGAAAATTTGGGGTAATCTAAGAATGTATAATCTACTCTACTATATTGCGTTATTAAAGAAAAAAATTGAAAATCTGTTTTTGACTTATATGAAAAAACAATCCATACGAAGTGCGTATAGGGGGCGGTTTTACATTCATCCTTTTTTTATTCTGTTTTTCACGGTTTTTGCGGCGGTTGTTTTAGGAATTGTTTTTATTTCAAAAATTCTTTCGGAAAATGAAAAAGATAAGTTTTTGCATGTCGCACAGGTAAACGCCGAACTTATGTCTGATACGGTTTATTCGGACGCCGGCGTCGATACCGTTTCAGCCGACAGATTTTTGGAGCCGTTCCCGATTGTCGAAGGAATGCAAAATATGAAATATATAATTGTTGTCGATAAATTTTACAAGGCGATGTATATTCTGAAACAAGGCAGGAAAAAGTGGGGCGTTATTAAAACGTATCCGATAGCTATGGGTTCAAGTGACGGCAGAAAACAGCGTGAAGGAGATAAAAAGACTCCCGAAGGGTTATATTTTGTAGTAGAGAAAAAGGTAGAACAGGAACTTAACGAAATTTATGGACCTCACGCGTTTGTATTGAATTATCCGAATAAGCGCGATATAACGGAAGGGCGGGGCGGAAGCGGGATTTGGATACACGGCGCGTCTGAAAATACTGTTCCGGCGGAATCGCGCGGCTGCCTGTCAATGCACAATTTGTACATCAAAGACTTGAACGGCATTATAGGCGACGGATTGCTTACGCCTGTTTTTATCGTGAACGAGAACTTCTCCGATTTTCGAAGCATGATAAATCTTGAAGAAGTCTGGAAAGAGAGAGTGGAAGTCGCCGAAGAATTCGGAATTGACGAGTTCGGCAAAAAGACTAATAAGGCGAATGTACGCAAACTTCCTGATGTAGAAATAGTTCCTATTACGTTAAATGCCGGACAGCAGGTTTCCGTAAATACAAGGCAACCGACGGAAACCGAGTTGGAAGTCGGTCGGTTTGTAAACGATTGGGCAATCGCTTGGGGGAGTAAAAATATTCAGATATACCAGTCGTTTTATGATACGCAAAATTTTATTGGAGACGGACAGCGTTGGAATGATTGGAGAGCGAGGAAAGTCGGAACTTTCGCTTTATATGACAGTATTTTCGTTACACTTGATAGAATTAAAGTAGTTTTTTCATCGGATGTTGCGGCTTCGGTTGAATTTGTTCAGCGGTACAGAACAGAAAGATCGTCTGTTGTCAGCGTTAAACTTTTGAATGTGGTTAAAACTGACAACGGTTGGAAAATAATAAGCGAGTCGGTAAAAAGATAAAATTTAATTATGGAGGCATAGATGTCGATTTTATC includes:
- a CDS encoding L,D-transpeptidase family protein, yielding MYNLLYYIALLKKKIENLFLTYMKKQSIRSAYRGRFYIHPFFILFFTVFAAVVLGIVFISKILSENEKDKFLHVAQVNAELMSDTVYSDAGVDTVSADRFLEPFPIVEGMQNMKYIIVVDKFYKAMYILKQGRKKWGVIKTYPIAMGSSDGRKQREGDKKTPEGLYFVVEKKVEQELNEIYGPHAFVLNYPNKRDITEGRGGSGIWIHGASENTVPAESRGCLSMHNLYIKDLNGIIGDGLLTPVFIVNENFSDFRSMINLEEVWKERVEVAEEFGIDEFGKKTNKANVRKLPDVEIVPITLNAGQQVSVNTRQPTETELEVGRFVNDWAIAWGSKNIQIYQSFYDTQNFIGDGQRWNDWRARKVGTFALYDSIFVTLDRIKVVFSSDVAASVEFVQRYRTERSSVVSVKLLNVVKTDNGWKIISESVKR